Within Nitrososphaerota archaeon, the genomic segment TAATTTTAGAGAAAAAGTTATAATATAGAATATAGATTTCCAATAATATGATTATAGCCACGTCTTTCTTATTTATAAATATGATAATAATTTTTATGCATATTTTTCAAAATGGAGAATTTGGTATTGAATCTAATTTTCAAAGGAAGCTGCATACATTCTATGCTAGAATAGAACCTTTTGTAGTAAGAACAATAGATAAAATGTTAACAAATAAATTCTTAAAAGGTAATAGAATTGGGCGCTCTTTCTTAAAATTTACAGGAAAATTGCTTTGGTTTCTTCCACATGGTATAGTAATAGATCATGAAGCAGCAATTAGATTGATTGATAATATTCCTAAAGATGATAATTTGCATATTGCAATTGGTCCATGTGTATGCAAAAAAGCTATTGGAGTAAAAAAAGAACCATATGTTACAGATATGGTTATAATGTATGGTGCACAAGCTTATAAATCTGCACATCCAGAAGAATATAGATATATTAGTCCTGAAGAAGCTAAAAGTCTTTTAGCTAATTTTAAAGAGAATAAATTAATTCATGAAGTTTTTGCTTGTTTTAAATCTAAGTCTTGGACATTTGTTATTTGCAATTGTGATGCAGATTATTGTATACCAACAAGAAGTAAACTTATTGCAGGAGAAGGAGTATATGCTGGTCCATTATATGCTATTGTAGATGCTGAAAAATGTAAGGGTCTTAAAGAATGTGGGGTATGTATAAATGTTTGTAAATTTAATGCTATAAAAGAAGATGCTTCAGGTAAAGCATTTGTTGATAAAGAAAAATGCATGGGTTGCGCGCTTTGCTTTTTCAATTGTCCTAATAAAGCACGTAAAATGGTTCCTAGAGAAAAATATGATCCAAAGTTTTTACCAATAGAATATACGCATCCAAATCTATGCAATTTTTATAAAAAATAGAAA encodes:
- a CDS encoding 4Fe-4S binding protein, which gives rise to MIIIFMHIFQNGEFGIESNFQRKLHTFYARIEPFVVRTIDKMLTNKFLKGNRIGRSFLKFTGKLLWFLPHGIVIDHEAAIRLIDNIPKDDNLHIAIGPCVCKKAIGVKKEPYVTDMVIMYGAQAYKSAHPEEYRYISPEEAKSLLANFKENKLIHEVFACFKSKSWTFVICNCDADYCIPTRSKLIAGEGVYAGPLYAIVDAEKCKGLKECGVCINVCKFNAIKEDASGKAFVDKEKCMGCALCFFNCPNKARKMVPREKYDPKFLPIEYTHPNLCNFYKK